The following proteins are encoded in a genomic region of Liolophura sinensis isolate JHLJ2023 chromosome 7, CUHK_Ljap_v2, whole genome shotgun sequence:
- the LOC135470505 gene encoding PRA1 family protein 3-like — MAEIELAPLRSLNDFAFESARFQIPNLRDPEKWSNRVLNNLLYYQTNYFLTAVVVFLLIGIIHPVKMVLGFAAISVVFLGFVYCTNTQWRAKRFKRDHPIISVMIVLVGGYLVVYMFGAVIVFMFGVALPLLLILIHASLRMRNMKNKFSNKMEFVGLKRTPMGLILEGLGQEQEAGS, encoded by the exons ATGGCGGAAATTGAGTTGGCTCCACTGCGATCTCTTAATGATTTTGCCTTTGAATCGGCAAGATTCCAGATTCCGAATCTTAGAGATCCAGAAAAATGGTCGAACAGAGTTCTGAACAATCTTCTTTACTACCAGACAAATTATTTCTTGACGGCTGTCGTTGTGTTTCTTCTAATCGG AATTATCCATCCTGTTAAAATGGTGCTTGGTTTTGCTGCTATTTCGGTTGTGTTCCTGGGATTTGTGTACTGCACAAACACTCAGTGGCGAGCGAAGAGGTTCAAAAGAGATCATCCAATCATAAGTGTGATGATAGTCCTGGTCGGTGGTTACCTGGTTGTGTATATGTTTGGGGCTGTCATCGTGTTTATGTTTGGGGTGGCATTACCATTACTCT TAATTTTGATTCATGCTTCCTTGAGGATGCGCAACATGAAGAACAAGTTTTCCAATAAGATGGAGTTTGTGGGCCTGAAGAGAACGCCGATGGGCTTGATTCTTGAGGGTTTGGGTCAGGAGCAAGAGGCTGGGTCCTAG
- the LOC135469895 gene encoding NEDD8-activating enzyme E1 catalytic subunit-like: MEESWPGRWNHVKKFLERTGPFAHPDFEPSPEVLDFMQQMCKLLVIGAGGLGCELLKDLAMLGFQNIHVIDMDTIDVSNLNRQFLFRPKDVGKSKAKVAAEFINTRVPGCNVTPYFCKIQDFDDSFYRDFHIIICGLDSILARRWINGMVVSLLRYENGQLDQSSVIPVVDGGTEGFKGNARVILPGMTACVECTLDLYPPQINFPLCTIAHTPRLPEHCIEYVRILLWPKENPFGEDVSIDGDDPNHIKWILEKAMERAQAYNITGVTYRLTQGVVKRIIPAVASTNAVISATCATEVFKIASSCALPLNNYMNFNDVEGIYTYTFEAEKKDNCLVCSQIPQTLSFSDTAKLQDIINYLVESASYQMKSPGIATTVNGRNKTLYMQTVKSIEERTRENLKKTLNELGLVDGQELYVADASTPSTVTFKLQLGTEMEK; this comes from the exons ATGGAAGAAAGTTGGCCAGGACGCTGGAACCATGTGAAGAAGTTCTTGGAGAGGACTGGACCATTTGCACATCCAGACTTTGAACCTAGCCCTGAG GTTCTTGATTTCATGCAGCAGATGTGTAAACTGTTGGTCATAGGTGCAGGTGGTCTTGGATGTGAACTCCTGAAAGATTTG GCAATGCTAGGGTTTCAGAATATTCATGTGATTGATATGGACACTATAGATGTATCAAATCTCAACAGACAGTTTCTCTTCAG GCCTAAGGATGTGGGGAAGTCGAAAGCTAAAGTTGCAGCAGAATTTATCAACACCAGAGTACCAGGCTGTAATGTAACACC GTATTTCTGCAAAATTCAAGATTTTGATGATTCATTTTACAGAG ATTTTCACATAATAATCTGTGGTTTAGACTCTATACTTGCCAGAAGATGGATTAATGGAATGGTG GTGAGTTTATTGCGGTATGAGAACGGCCAGTTAGATCAGTCCTCGGTGATTCCTGTAGTTGACGGAGGAACAGAAGGGTTCAAAGGGAATGCCCGTGTAATCCTCCCAGGGATGACGGCCTGTGTGGAGTGCACACTTGACCTCTACCCACCACAA ATAAATTTCCCATTGTGCACTATTGCCCACACTCCAAGATTACCAGAACATTGCATAGAATATGTGAGGATTTTGTTGTGGCCTAAGGAGAATCCATTTGGGG aaGATGTGTCAATAGACGGTGATGATCCCAACCACATTAAGTGGATCCTTGAGAAGGCAATGGAGAGAGCTCAGGCTTATAACATCACTGGAGTCACCTACAGGCTAACTCAAG GTGTTGTGAAAAGGATTATCCCAGCAGTGGCCTCAACTAATGCTGTGATATCAG ccacatGTGCTACAGAAGTTTTCAAAATAGCATCAAG CTGTGCTCTTCCACTAAACAACTACATGaatttcaatgatgttgaaggaatttacacatacacatttgaAGCAGAGAAAAAG GACAATTGTCTAGTGTGCAGCCAAATCCCTCAGACTCTGTCATTCTCAGACACAGCAAAGTTACAAGACATCATTAATTACCTGGTGGAGTCTGCCTCGTA tcagatgaaATCTCCAGGCATTGCAACTACTGTTAATGGAAGGAACAAAACTCTGTATATGCAAACAGTGAAATCCATCGAAGAAAGGACCAGAGAAAACTTAAAGAAGACCCTGAATG AATTGGGCCTGGTGGATGGACAGGAGCTGTATGTGGCAGATGCATCAACCCCGTCCACAGTAACATTTAAGTTACAGCTGGGAACAGAAATGGAGAAATAA